A window of Spirochaetota bacterium contains these coding sequences:
- a CDS encoding MnmC family methyltransferase: protein MESKYSIVHTDDQSYSLFSHDYNEVMHSTSGAYEEALYKHVYASRILECCHDELWVLDIGFGIGCNVLALLTEFLQKTSNQILRIISLESDLSYLHLLKEIRFGDERDFIYDNIKSAFEKGEYSTQRYIHRLIYGDARDSIKKLRGMRFDAVFHDPYSPSKNPELWSVDFFREIKRLISEHGILTTYSSALHIRKSLLDVGFRIGRGPSIGGKREGTLATRLGNIPYLSDTEIQTLCNHIRSTPYRDNLLSTSREDILKHRIMQMRLKRLNEVL, encoded by the coding sequence TTGGAATCAAAATATTCGATTGTTCATACAGATGATCAGAGTTACTCATTATTTTCTCATGATTATAATGAGGTTATGCATTCCACCTCCGGAGCCTATGAGGAGGCCTTGTATAAGCATGTATATGCTTCAAGAATACTTGAATGCTGTCATGATGAGTTATGGGTGCTTGATATAGGTTTTGGCATTGGATGTAATGTGTTGGCTCTGCTAACAGAATTCCTTCAAAAAACTAGCAACCAGATATTACGAATCATATCCCTTGAGAGTGATCTTTCATATTTACATCTATTAAAGGAGATTCGTTTTGGTGATGAGAGGGATTTTATCTATGACAATATTAAGAGTGCCTTTGAAAAGGGGGAATATTCCACTCAAAGGTATATTCATAGGTTAATTTATGGAGACGCAAGGGACTCAATCAAGAAACTCAGGGGTATGAGGTTTGATGCTGTATTTCATGATCCATATTCACCATCAAAAAATCCGGAACTCTGGTCTGTAGATTTTTTTAGGGAGATTAAGCGATTAATCTCTGAACATGGTATTTTAACTACATATTCCTCTGCTTTGCATATTAGGAAGTCGCTTTTGGATGTGGGCTTCAGGATTGGCAGGGGCCCTTCTATTGGTGGGAAAAGGGAAGGAACACTGGCAACTAGGCTCGGCAATATTCCATATTTAAGCGACACCGAAATACAGACATTATGCAATCATATACGATCAACACCCTATAGGGATAATTTATTGAGTACCTCTAGGGAGGATATATTAAAGCATAGGATTATGCAGATGCGGTTGAAAAGATTAAATGAAGTCCTCTAA